In Deltaproteobacteria bacterium, the DNA window TTGATCCTGCGGCAGGCCGGACAAAGGGCCTGGTTGGCACCACGGGGAATGTCTTTATTCCAGGTCCATCGGCCCCCTGAAAAGAGGCTCTGACACTGGCCGCAGACGGTCGGTTCAGGCCATTTTCCCTGATGGACATAGGCATCGTTTTGTTTTTGTTGGGTTAAACGGTCCATTCGGCGGTACTGGCTTTGATACATGGAAGATCTCCTTTCGATTTCGGATTGCTAATTTCGGATTTCGGAATTAAAATAAACGTAACACTTTAGCTGTTTGAAAAGAGAGTTTTTTTCACCGCAAAGGCGCGAAGAACGCAGAGAGAAACATCTTTGTTCAATCCCGTGAGAGGCGGGATTGAACAAAACATACTTGGCCTCCGACCAAATAATTACGCGGTCGACTTCGTCGACCTTAAACAAGGCTTCCGTTTTGAAGCCGGCAGAAGGGTTGCGAAAGCTTTTTCCTTTCTGTCCTCTCAACAGAAAGGAAAATTTATTCCCTCTTTGCGCCCTTTGCGGCTCTGCGGTGAAAATTATTTTTCAAAAAGCTAAACTGATACAAATAAACTGGTTTCGTACTTCTTGGCGGCCCTTTGAGCATGAGGGCTTAGTATAAAAGTAAAATGTTTTTTGAAAAATGCAACCCCCCATCTGAATTCGGATTGCGGATAGCGGAATGGTCTTTTCGTCGGACCATGTCCCTTGAAACTTGCATCTTTCTACATTCGTAAAAAATACGAAGGCGCCCCTTTTCCGTCATTCCTCGTAGAAACGGGAATCCAGTGTTTCTGATAAGTTGGGATTGGCCTGGATTCCCGCTTGCGCGGGAATGACGAATTTTTGCAAGATCATCAAACTTGAAACAGGCAACTTGCAACTTAAAATGAGGGAAAGACTGTGTTCAGAAAAAAAAAGACCGAACCAAAAACTCAGCAGCCTGAGGAAGAAAAGGTCAATGACCTGCTGAAAGCGGTTTTTGATCTGCTCCCCCGAACAGTTGAGCTCCTGCTTTTTACCGGGCCCGGACGAAACGAGCCCTATTGCGAAGCGGCGCGGAAGGTCCTGGGCTCCCTGGCCGGCCTTTCCGATAAAATCAGCTTTCAGGAATTCGATTTAAAACACGAACTGGCCTCTAAATATCAGGTTCAATATACCCCGACCCTGATCCTGGCCCCTGATCAGGTTAATATCCGCTGGCTGGGTGTTCCCCTCGGCCATGAGACAGAGCCCTTTTTCCAGGCCCTGAATATGATCGGTCACCGAAATAGCCGGTTAGGAGAACAATCCCTCAAGATTTTAAAGGACATCAACGAGCCCCGTCAGATCAAGCTTTTTGTCAGCCTCACCTGCCCCTATTGCCCTCAACAGGCCCGGAACGCCCTCCAGGCCGCGGTGGAGAGGCCTGAATTCATCTCCCTGGAGATCATCGATGTCCAGGCCATGCCGGAACTGGCCGACCAGTACCAGGCCTTCGGCACACCTTTGGTTTTTGCCAATGAGAAGCTGATCGCCAGAGGAGCCCAACCGGAAGAACTGTTTATGGCCAGCCTCAAAAAACTTAAGGAAGAGACGATCTTTATTCCGGACAACGATGCGCCGCAGATCGAAACGGACCTGGTCATTGTCGGAGGCGGGCCGGCCGGCCTGACGGCCGGGATCTATGGCGCCCGCAGCGGCCTCAAGACTGTGGTGGTTGAGAAAGGTGTCCTGGGGGGACAGGTGGCAACGACCCCCATTGTTCAAAACTACCCCGGTATTACTCAGGTGGGGGGCAAGGCCCTGGTGGACATTATGGCCCTCCATGCCCTGGAGTATGCCAATATCTTTCCCGGGGAGGAGGTCATGGATATTAAACCCGGCCAGCCCATTATCGTCACCACCAACCGCCGGCGGTTCCTGACCCGGGCCGTATTGCTGGCCACCGGAGCCGTTTACCGGCACCTGGGCAGCCCGGGGGAAGAACGCTTGTTCGGACGGGGAGTCAGCTATTGCAGCACATGCGACGGGCCCCTGTTCAAGGATCGGCCGGTCATCATCGTCGGCGGAGGAGACAGTGCCGTCACCGAGGCCCTGCACCTGCACCAGATCGGCGTTAAGGCAACTCTGGTCCATCGCCGGGATACCTTGCGGGCCCAGGCCCATCTGACCAAAAGTCTTTCAGACCAGAAGATACCCATCCTGCTCAACACCGAAATTAAGGAGATCAGGGGAGAAGATCGGGTGCGGGAAGTGGAGTTGATCAACAACCAAACCCGGGAGGCGCTGGTCATGGAAGTAGACGGCGTCTTTGTGGCCGTCGGGTACCAACCTTCCGTGGAGTTAGCAAAACGTCTGGGCATAGAGCTGACCCAAGACGGCTATATCAAAAAGGACGAACGGCACCGCACGAACCTCCCGGGAATCTATTCAGCCGGGGATGTGGAGGGCGGCTATAAGCAGATCGTTACCGCCGCCGGTCAGGGGGCCGAAGCGGCCCTGGCCATCTTCGAGGATCTGGTCAACCCTTACTGGGTTTCCGAGCCGGGAATCGTGGCGCAATCGGCTTCCTCTTAGGCATGGGGGTTTCGAGTTTCGGGTTACGGGTTACGGGTTGCGGGTTCAAACCCAACCTTACTTCGACATTCATTATTCGATATTCGCATTTTCATGCTTTGTGGTGCCTCCATGGGTCATGAAGGCTTAATACGAAAATAACGTAACCCGTAACCCGCAACAAGGATCATCAAATGAAAAAAGCGCTTATTACCGGGATAACCGGGCAGGACGGTTCGTATCTTTCAGAATTGCTCTTAAGCAAGGATTACGAGGTCTATGGGTTGATTCGAAGGGCCAGCACCTTTAACACCGGAAGGATCGACCATATCTATATTGACCCCCATACGGCCCAGGCTAAATTATTTCTCCATTACGGCGACCTGGCCGATTCGGGACAATTGACCAATTTGATCTATAACATCCAACCCGATGAGATCTACCACCTGGGGGCCCAGAGCCACGTCCGGGTGAGTTTTGATATGCCGGAATACACCGGGGATGTGACCGCCCTGGGTACGGCCCGGATTTTGGAATCCATCAGGAGAAGCGGCATCAAGACCAAATTCTACCAGGCCTCTTCTTCCGAAATGTTCGGGGCGGCCCCTCCCCCGCAAAATGAACAAACCCCTTTTCGCCCTCGAAGCCCTTATGCCGCGGCCAAGGTGTATGCCTACTGGCTGGCGGTTAATTACCGGGAAGGCTACGGTCTGTATGCCTGTAACGGGATTTTGTTTAACCACGAATCCCCCAGAAGGGGCGAGACCTTCGTGACCAGGAAGATCACCCGGGCTTTGGCCAATATATTGTCGGGCAGACAAAAACGGATTTTTCTGGGCAATCTGGAGGCCAAAAGGGATTGGGGATTTGCCCCGGAATTTGTCGAAATGATGTGGTTGATGCTCCAGCAAGACAGTCCGGATGAT includes these proteins:
- a CDS encoding FAD-dependent oxidoreductase, with amino-acid sequence MFRKKKTEPKTQQPEEEKVNDLLKAVFDLLPRTVELLLFTGPGRNEPYCEAARKVLGSLAGLSDKISFQEFDLKHELASKYQVQYTPTLILAPDQVNIRWLGVPLGHETEPFFQALNMIGHRNSRLGEQSLKILKDINEPRQIKLFVSLTCPYCPQQARNALQAAVERPEFISLEIIDVQAMPELADQYQAFGTPLVFANEKLIARGAQPEELFMASLKKLKEETIFIPDNDAPQIETDLVIVGGGPAGLTAGIYGARSGLKTVVVEKGVLGGQVATTPIVQNYPGITQVGGKALVDIMALHALEYANIFPGEEVMDIKPGQPIIVTTNRRRFLTRAVLLATGAVYRHLGSPGEERLFGRGVSYCSTCDGPLFKDRPVIIVGGGDSAVTEALHLHQIGVKATLVHRRDTLRAQAHLTKSLSDQKIPILLNTEIKEIRGEDRVREVELINNQTREALVMEVDGVFVAVGYQPSVELAKRLGIELTQDGYIKKDERHRTNLPGIYSAGDVEGGYKQIVTAAGQGAEAALAIFEDLVNPYWVSEPGIVAQSASS
- the gmd gene encoding GDP-mannose 4,6-dehydratase, producing the protein MKKALITGITGQDGSYLSELLLSKDYEVYGLIRRASTFNTGRIDHIYIDPHTAQAKLFLHYGDLADSGQLTNLIYNIQPDEIYHLGAQSHVRVSFDMPEYTGDVTALGTARILESIRRSGIKTKFYQASSSEMFGAAPPPQNEQTPFRPRSPYAAAKVYAYWLAVNYREGYGLYACNGILFNHESPRRGETFVTRKITRALANILSGRQKRIFLGNLEAKRDWGFAPEFVEMMWLMLQQDSPDDYVIGTGKSHSIRQFLEKAFTYAGIELVWEGRGREEKGLVKSFSSTWEGLLHCGEAIIEIDPRYFRPTEVDFLQADITKARQKLLWEPRTTFDELIKIMVDYDMKLAGLKPIGEGEKISKSRNFSYTSHDFSFFEKVREGC